From the genome of Dryobates pubescens isolate bDryPub1 chromosome 9, bDryPub1.pri, whole genome shotgun sequence, one region includes:
- the PSMG2 gene encoding proteasome assembly chaperone 2: MFVPCDRGGGSASTDFTGFTLLMPAVSVGNVGQLAIDLVISTLDMTKIGYFYTDCLVPMVGNNPYATSEENSKELSINAEVYSLPSKKLVVLQIRSPFIKNKYRPFCDTLLSWVKSNNYARVVVLSSSHAYQCDDEQLLGTPLRYLLTPDLEKVVGGPIQELKWKEMEKVAAYPGVNDTEKVLHIPGGGITKLLFTESCSKGIQMAVLLKFCSEGDNIPDAFALVNYLNEWLQLIKSESNNSTDTFSQWKAPSSWRLLFGSGLPPALF, translated from the exons CCAGCAGTGTCAGTGGGAAATGTTGGTCAGCTGGCAATAGATCTAGTGATTTCTACACTGGACATGACCAAAATTGGTTACTTCTACACTGACTGCCTGGTGCCAATGGTTGGAAATAATCCATATGCAACATCAGAGGAAAACTCAAAGGAACTGAGTATAAATGCTGAAG TGTATTCATTACCTTCAAAGAAGCTTGTAGTTCTGCAGATCAGATCACCTTTTATAAAG AACAAGTACAGGCCATTCTGTGACACACTGCTTTCTTGGGTGAAGAGCAACAACTATGCCAGAGTGGTCGTTCTGTCCAGCAGCCACGCATACCAGTGTGATGATGAGCAGCTCCTTGG GACACCACTGCGCTACCTGCTTACACCTGATCTCGAGAAAGTAGTTGGAGGCCCTATACAGGAGCTGAAgtggaaagaaatggaaaaagtaGCAGCTTACCCTGGAGTAAATGATACAGAAAAGGTTCTGCATATTCCTGGAGGTGGCATCACAAAACTGTTGTTTACTGAGAG CTGTTCAAAAGGAATCCAAATGGCAGTTCTTCTGAAATTCTGCTCAGAAGGGGACAACATCCCTGATGCATTTGCTCTTGTAAACTATCTTAATGAATGGCTCCAGCTAATTAAGAGTGAA AGCAACAACTCCACGGATACCTTTTCACAATGGAAAGCACCAAGTTCTTGGCGCTTGCTGTTCGGCAGCGGTCTTCCCCCTGCACTCTTCTGA